The Bacteroidia bacterium genomic sequence TTATTAATCAGTATACCGGAGATGTAATTAAAGTAAAAAACCTGCGCAGGGATTTCTTCACTATTATTCTTTATCTCCATATTTCTCTTTTATTGCCGGGAGATATTGGAACTGACATCATTTCTTATGCGTCATTGATTTTTCTCTTCATGATGATCAGCGGAATCATCATGTGGTGGCCAAAATCCATCGCTGCACGCAAACAACGTTTTTCAATAAAATGGACAGCCCGTTGGCGCAGGGTGAACTATGACCTCCATAATGTGCTGGGCTTTTACATGTCATGGGTGGCTATTTTTATTGTGATCACGGGCTTGGTCTGGGCTTTTAAATGGATGGAGACCTCCGTGTATTGGGTAGCTTCAGGTGGAGAATCGTTGCCGGAGTACGCGCGCCCGGCATCAGATACCAGGGCTTCTGCCACCTCCGACCCCATAGACAAAGCATGGTATAAAGTGAGGCAGGAAGCCGGGCCCGATATGGCAATGGCCATCTTCGTCCCGCAACGACCTGCGGATCCAATTACAGTGATGGCCAATCCTGGGATGGAAACCTACTATCAGCTTAGCTATTATTATTTTGACAGAAATACGCTGGAGGAGCTTCCGGTAAATCATCTCCGGGGAAAATATTCTGACGATGCCAGCATAGCCGAAAAGCTTAACCGCATGAACTACGACATTCATACAGGCGCCATTTTAGGATTACCAGGAAAACTGATGGCCTTTTTTGCAAGCCTCCTTGCTGCCAGTCTGCCCATTACCGGGTTTATGCTATGGCTCGGCAGGCGAAAAAAGGCGAAAAAGACGCTTCCTGAAAACCGCAGGGGAAGGATACGAACCATGCGGCAGGTTAAGACCCATTCGGAAAAGGTGAAGCGCACAGAGTTGCTGGAAGCTGAAGCTTGACAGGCTGTAATGGCTCAGGCCTGTTTCTGCTCTATAAAAGTTTTCACAATTGAATAAAATGTGTCCGGCTGGTCAGCGTGGAGCCAATGGCCGGCATCCTTTACTGTGGCAAAAAGAGCTGCGGGAAAGATCTTGCGGATGTCAGGTTGATCTTCCTCTAAAATATAATTGGAATTTTCTCCGCGAATAAAAAGCGCAGGTTTCTCAAATGGCTTTCCTGCTTCCAATGCAGCGCTGATCTCTTCATAATGGTCAGAAATTACCGGCAGATTCATTTTCCAGCGATAACCTCCATTTTCTTTTCGCGCCAGGTTTTTCAGCAGGAAAAGCCTCACACCCTCGCTTTTGATGTATTGCGCCAACTGCTCATCAGCCTCATTGCGTTTATTAACTTTATCCAGATCCAGATTCTCAAGCGCTTCTATTATGCTGTCATGATGCGGATCATACGCTTTGGGCGCCATATCAGCTACCAATAGCATCTCAACCTTTTCAGGAAATTGCATAGCAAACTGCATAGCCGTTTTGCCGCCCATCGAATGTCCCAGGACTGCAGCGGTTTTCAGCTCATGCTGCTCCATGAATTCTGCTAAGTCCTTTGCCATCAACCTGTAATTATGATGATCGGAGTGGGGTGATTTTCCGTGATTACGCTGGTCTACTGTAAATACGCAAAAGTCTTCGGCAAATCTGCCGGCCAGCGTGTGCCAGTTGTCCAGGCTGCCAAAGAGCCCATGAAGGATAATGAGCACCGGGCCGTCCTGGCCATACTTTTTAAAATTAAGTCGCATATAAAATGGAATTGCTGTAAAGGGATATACAGCAAAGCAGAATAAATGTGCGGAAATTACTGGCGTGCCTTACCAGAAAGCACGGCAGCGCAGCTATCAAAACCGGAATTTCGCTGCACTGTGCAGGTGATGATATAAGTGCCGGCAACCTTTGCTGTGAAGTAGGCGATTCCTGCATTATGTTCAGGTTGCTCCGTTTTCAGGTCCTTAACAGGTTGTCCGTCAGGTTTGGTAATTGTGATCGTCACCTGATCCGCCTCTTTTTCTGTGATGAGACAAACTACGGCCTCATCGCCAGGCTCCAGGATAATATGCCCTTCGTAAGGTTGCTGAGGAGTAATATACTGCGCCTTGGAGGCCGATACGTCATATTTCTCCTGGAGATTGAAGAGATGCTGTGCAGATTTATAATCCACTTCCTTGCTGTAGCAGGTATGGCTTTGAGCGCCTGCGGTTTGGCAGAAAGCCAGCAGCATGAGGTATAAAATTGTTGTTTTCATAATTGGCAATGATGTTCAAACATAAACAATTTTTGCAATGCAAGTGTGCGACATTTTGGGATATTTCGATAAACTATTTCAAGGCCCCGGCAAAGGAGGTATTCCGGATAATACCGGAAATGACGGGCACTTTACTATCTGCTGAAAAAAGGCACAAACGCCACAGCGCTTATTCCTGCGCCTGAGTTGTCCCTAATCCCATTCCACTTTCCCCAGGCAGTTCAGCTTGTTTCCATTTCAACGACTGCAACATAGTATCAATATCCGCGCGAATAAAATCAATTACAGGCTGCAGCGAATCACGGTTTGGAGCCGCATTAAAATAGAGCGCTCCGCGTAAATAATGGTCAGTACTATCCGTCACAAAGAACTGGATTGAGGAGGCCACATCGCCCTGTATTTTGTAGAGCAATCCATACACATCATGGTCAGTTAGTGTGATCAACTCCGGTTCATATCCCTCCGCTATTACGTTGTGCTTCACCACAAATCTGAAGGCATCTTCTGTCAGCTCATATAAGGATTCATTGTCAGTAATCTTTTTATAACTGATATGGATCTTAGCATTAAAATCAGGGAAAACGAGATTCATATAACAGGGTTGTGCATCCCGGTCCTGATCTGCCTGTATGCTGGTATAAACCGGGTGGCGAAAGGTAAAAGGACAGGTGCTGTCAAATTTCTGGTACTGTTTCTCCGGGAATGGGATCCTGAAGTAGGTGTATCGCCTGGGCGTAGGGGACTCATCGCACGAAGCAATAAAACCTAAGCTCAGGATTAAGATCAAAAAGAAAATAGAATTACGCATTATGAGAACTTTAAAAGAAATTAAAGGCTGGCCCCGGCCGCGCCTGCAGAATCTGCGGATTCCGATAAAAATTCTCTCCAGTCCCTGAATTGTGCCTCTTTCAGCACCCTGGGAAATTTAATTTGCGCGCCTTCCTTTCCGTTCTTCTTCAGCCACTGGCGGAACCGGTCCGGAGAAACTATGGTAACTGTGATTCTTTTGAGTGTATTTTGGCGAACAACGCGATAATCATCATTCAGAGTAGCTAAGGTACTGTCCAGGTGTTCTGTAAGTTTATGTGGGTCTGTATCTTTATCATTTGTTCCGATAAACCAGTGATGAGCAAATCCGGAATTTTCCGGCACACCGGCCACTGTAAATTCCGTTACGTGAATATTCATTTGCGCAGCGGTAAGTTCAATTCCTTTGTTCATGTTTTCTACTGAAAGGTGCTCACCGGCCAGGCTAAGGAATTGTTTGGTACGGCCAATAATCCTGATTTCCTGCTTTTCCTTTGAAATAATACGAATTACATCGCCAATGAGATAGCGCCAGGCCCCTGCGCAGGTTGACATTATGAGGGCATAATCCTTCCCTTCCTCCGCATCGGCCCAGGTAAGGGCCTCAGGGTTTTTCTCCAGATTACCGGTGCTGTCAAAATTATTGTTGTTGAAAGGAATGAATTCATAGAATATTCTATTGCGTAAAAGCATTCTCATTCCTCCTGCACCGGGTTCAGCCTGATATGCGATAAATCCCTCTGAAGCCAGGTAAGTCTCCAGATAAATCAGAGGCTTTCCCAACAGCTTTTCAAAGCTCCTTTTATATGGATCGAAGGAAACGCCACCATGGGTAAATACCATCAGGTTAGGCCATACGTCATGGATAGTCTCCACCTTGTAATGGCTGATAATTCTTTCCATCAAAAGCTGTATCCAGGAAGGAACGCCAACTACGGCAGCCACATCCCATTTGTGAGCCTGCTCTGTAATCGCATCCAGCTTTTCCTGCCAGTTCCTGTTGGCCGAAATACGTTTGCCGGGTTTATAAAACGGTTGAAACCAGATGGGCAGGTTCCCAGTGGTAATTCCAGAAAGATCACCGGCATAATGAATTCCATTGTAGTCGAGGCTGGTGCTGCCTCCCAGCATCATTATATCTTTCTCGAAGAAACTGCGTGGCAAATCGCATTTCGCTAGTGAGAGCATTTGGCGGATGCTTGCACGCTGAATAGCTGCGAGCATACTCCGCGTTACGGGAATATATTTGGAAGCGCCCTCAGAAGTTCCTGAACTGAGGGCGAAATGAGCAACCTTTCCAGGCCAGGTTACAGAGCTTTCGCCCTGCAGACAAAGTTGCCACCATCTCGACATATCCTCATAAGAATGCACCGGCACTCTCTGCCGGAAAGCCGCAACAATATCGGCCTGCTTTAAAATTTCATTGAAACGGTATTCTTTCCCGAATTCGGTGTTGGCAGCTTTTTGCAGCAACCGTTGTAATTCCCGAACCTGCAGCAATCCGGTATCGCCTTTTTGCGCAGGGAGGTAGCGAGTTAGCCCCAGTCCGTTCTTTAGTACCAATCCTATTACGCCCATAGCGATGCAAAGATTAATTGTTGCAAATCATTATACCCTCCTGATCGCAGGAAAATATGAATAAATCCGGTAAGATTAATTGGCTTGTTAAAAAAAAACCACTGCAGGAGGCGACAACCTACATCAAACTAAGTACTAACACTTATCCTGAAATCAGCAAAAATACCCAACATCGTTGCCATAAAAATGGTTATATTACAAACCCATTTTACACGAAGTTGAGCCTTGTTTCTTATTCAATATAAAACCAACAACCAATCAGTGTATTTACTTACTAATTATTATTCTGTCATATGAAATCCTTGCTTTTCCCCTCCTTCATTTCAATCTCATTATTGCTGTTGCTTTTGGCAGCTTCATGTAATCACTCAGAAAAAGCAAGTGGCGGGAAAATCACTTATATCATGGAAGCTGAAGGTGCAACACCTGAGCAGGTGAACGAGCTGGAAAAAATCCTGGCGAAGCGGATCTCCTCCGCTTTAGAGGGTGGTGAATTTACGATCAGGAAGGCTGGTCAAACCATTGAGGTTGACATCATGCAATTGAGGGGAATGCCGGATATGGTAATGCTCCTGCAAAGCCGGGGAGAGACTGGTATACATGAAGTTTATGACAATCTGGAATTTTTTCCGGTGCTGGAACAGGTAAATGAAAAAATGAAACCGGTTCCTGGGGAATTGCTTGCGGAGGCTTCTGCTTCGGCTCCCGCTGCTGCAGCCACTTCGCATGGCGGTGCGGCTTCTCATGCCGGAGAAGCACTGCATCTCCGCCCGGTTTTACAATACCTTCGCCCATGCACATCAACTGATGACGCGGGTGCGATAAAGCTAAAGACAGGACCGGTTACGGGCTATGTAAATATTCCGGATACCGCTGATTTTTATCATTTTTCAAAAAGCGAAGAGGTGCAATTTCTGTTGCCGGAGAATGTACATCTGGCACTGGGATCCCGGCCCG encodes the following:
- a CDS encoding PepSY-associated TM helix domain-containing protein; protein product: MAGKRKNTFRSIIGKLHLWLGLASGLVVFIVAITGCIYVFQHEIQELTQPWRFVTPQEVSLAPSELLDIARTELPDKQLQRLYVEDPGHAAYALFYGEDGHYYSVFINQYTGDVIKVKNLRRDFFTIILYLHISLLLPGDIGTDIISYASLIFLFMMISGIIMWWPKSIAARKQRFSIKWTARWRRVNYDLHNVLGFYMSWVAIFIVITGLVWAFKWMETSVYWVASGGESLPEYARPASDTRASATSDPIDKAWYKVRQEAGPDMAMAIFVPQRPADPITVMANPGMETYYQLSYYYFDRNTLEELPVNHLRGKYSDDASIAEKLNRMNYDIHTGAILGLPGKLMAFFASLLAASLPITGFMLWLGRRKKAKKTLPENRRGRIRTMRQVKTHSEKVKRTELLEAEA
- a CDS encoding alpha/beta fold hydrolase — encoded protein: MRLNFKKYGQDGPVLIILHGLFGSLDNWHTLAGRFAEDFCVFTVDQRNHGKSPHSDHHNYRLMAKDLAEFMEQHELKTAAVLGHSMGGKTAMQFAMQFPEKVEMLLVADMAPKAYDPHHDSIIEALENLDLDKVNKRNEADEQLAQYIKSEGVRLFLLKNLARKENGGYRWKMNLPVISDHYEEISAALEAGKPFEKPALFIRGENSNYILEEDQPDIRKIFPAALFATVKDAGHWLHADQPDTFYSIVKTFIEQKQA
- a CDS encoding gliding motility lipoprotein GldD, translating into MRNSIFFLILILSLGFIASCDESPTPRRYTYFRIPFPEKQYQKFDSTCPFTFRHPVYTSIQADQDRDAQPCYMNLVFPDFNAKIHISYKKITDNESLYELTEDAFRFVVKHNVIAEGYEPELITLTDHDVYGLLYKIQGDVASSIQFFVTDSTDHYLRGALYFNAAPNRDSLQPVIDFIRADIDTMLQSLKWKQAELPGESGMGLGTTQAQE
- a CDS encoding GH3 auxin-responsive promoter family protein codes for the protein MGVIGLVLKNGLGLTRYLPAQKGDTGLLQVRELQRLLQKAANTEFGKEYRFNEILKQADIVAAFRQRVPVHSYEDMSRWWQLCLQGESSVTWPGKVAHFALSSGTSEGASKYIPVTRSMLAAIQRASIRQMLSLAKCDLPRSFFEKDIMMLGGSTSLDYNGIHYAGDLSGITTGNLPIWFQPFYKPGKRISANRNWQEKLDAITEQAHKWDVAAVVGVPSWIQLLMERIISHYKVETIHDVWPNLMVFTHGGVSFDPYKRSFEKLLGKPLIYLETYLASEGFIAYQAEPGAGGMRMLLRNRIFYEFIPFNNNNFDSTGNLEKNPEALTWADAEEGKDYALIMSTCAGAWRYLIGDVIRIISKEKQEIRIIGRTKQFLSLAGEHLSVENMNKGIELTAAQMNIHVTEFTVAGVPENSGFAHHWFIGTNDKDTDPHKLTEHLDSTLATLNDDYRVVRQNTLKRITVTIVSPDRFRQWLKKNGKEGAQIKFPRVLKEAQFRDWREFLSESADSAGAAGASL